Proteins from a single region of Strix uralensis isolate ZFMK-TIS-50842 chromosome 12, bStrUra1, whole genome shotgun sequence:
- the RIPOR1 gene encoding rho family-interacting cell polarization regulator 1 isoform X3, which produces MERAGVGAAKSLHELPACSPSMGVEQRGCTEPGPLSPRASSPASPGTWRPSRSHSTMSLSVRPQRRVLVTKINRSQSFAGVNSTADRPFRNLSPFTPTVSRKTGSRVSRMFSMSHKSPPPKVPQPNRLDEVYEALKKGLTAYLEVHQLELEKLSTQIRESKRNSRLGFLYDLDKQVKSIERFLRRLEFHASKIDELYEAYCIQRRLRDGAHNMVKAYSTGSPGSREARESLAEASKGYKEYTENMCLLENELESQLGEFHVRMKGLAGFARLCAGDQYEIFMKYGRQRWKLRGRIEVNSKQVWDSEEMVFLPLVTEFLSIKVTELKSLANHVVVGNVSCETKDLFAALPQVVAVDINDLGTLKLSLEVTWNPFDKDDQPSAASTVNKASTVNKRFSTYNQSPPDTPSLREQAFYSPGQAANKNGWSLLDIFRETLFEKLSQGCSCSDVSSAELRRWPQQGRNMLRRQEELENGTAWSISSESSDDSSSPQLSGSARHAAHKPIVQPEVQASAPAIEISFSQQPEEAGAGPGASGVSVPPAGSQPEEPGSRKKDAVANGHVPYSRTLSHISEASVDATMEAKAAESPWEPAPSPEDTGTGKQDVDPLPSASVAAATAGQDRGAEAKPRATVAWATTCEVEASGAELVQSQAPAQGGTRIPVALAQASAEERPVPAPPLPAAIPEVPRGKVVDSGLEEAIGLLGSALEDYRGQFPELQPLERELKRLEEMLLQKQGVFLSRASSISLTVEHALESFSFLNTSDMEDSEGSEEEPLQDERRAGRPRRGSRAPSTGETGADDTGMCSGSEASTDPMSTGNEFLDKALVLHLNNCNRLLLKLGTFGPLRCREMYALDRLLREAQVLEIVCQLTEERAGAAGSAAEVVQFSTRKEGVLPLWDHCVEVPNIYTCPVERFLQVLSTQYAAPISERHPGLADVVCVKLVEDVLDRRLPRRPGSTQSEQVTIFQYWSHFESLSALVLDTYMMELTEEALLAQNLNSDDQDVVLRALKRIPEARLKKEGLKALSLLLVEGNSKVVSAVSAQLRSLAENPRFRQRALVCYLEQLEDEEMQTRVAGCAALGCLKAKESIEQLVYLCQTDKEPVREAAKQSLMLCDGTERTI; this is translated from the exons GGAGGCCCTCCAGGTCACACTCAACGATGTCACTGTCTGTGCGCCCACAGCGCCGAGTCCTTGTCACCAAGATCAATAGGAGCCAGTCCTTTGCTGGAGTGAACTCGACGGCCGACCGGCCCTTCAG GAACCTCTCACCCTTCACCCCCACTGTCTCCCGCAAGACTGGCTCCAGGGTCAGTAGGATGTTTTCAATGTCCCACAAATCCCCACCACCCAAGGTGCCTCAGCCCAACCGCCTGGATGAGGTGTATGAAGCTCTCAAGAAGGGCCTGAC AGCCTACCTGGAGGTGCAccagctggagctggagaagctCAGCACACAGATCCGTGAGTCCAAGAGGAATTCGCGCCTG ggCTTTCTCTACGATCTGGATAAG CAAGTGAAGTCAATTGAGCGTTTCCTGCGTCGCCTGGAGTTTCATGCTAGCAAG ATAGATGAACTCTACGAGGCTTATTGCATCCAGCGACGGCTCCGCGATGGAGCCCACAACATGGTCAAGGCTTACAGCACGGGCTCGCCGGGCAGCCGAGAGGCACGCGAGAGCCTGGCTGAGGCCAGCAAGGGCTACAAGGAGTACACAGAG AACATGTGCCTGTTGGAGAATGAGCTGGAGAGCCAGCTGGGCGAGTTCCATGTCAGGATGAAAG GACTGGCAGGCTTTGCCCGGCTCTGTGCTGGTGACCAGTATGAG ATCTTCATGAAATATGGCCGGCAGCGCTGGAAGCTGCGGGGGCGCATCGAGGTGAACAGCAAGCAGGTGTGGGACAGCGAGGAAATGGTTTTCTTGCCCCTCGTCACTGAGTTCCTCTCCATCAAG gTGACGGAGCTAAAGAGCCTGGCCAACCATGTTGTGGTGGGCAATGTGTCCTGCGAGACCAAGGACCTCtttgcagctctgccccaggTAGTGGCTGTGGATATCAACGACTTGGGCACCCTCAAACTCAGCCTGGAGGTGACCTGGAA ccccttcgACAAGGATGACCAGCCCTCGGCAGCCAGCACCGTCAACAAGGCCTCCACAGTGAACAAGAGGTTCTCCACCTACAACCAGAGCCCGCCTGACACGCCATCCCTGCGGGAACAGGCTTTCTAC AGCCCGGGGCAGGCAGCCAACAAGAATGGTTGGTCCTTGCTGGACATCTTTCGGGAGACACTCTTCGAGAAGCTGTCtcagggctgctcctgcagcgACGTCTCCTCGGCCGAGCTCAGGAGATGGCCGCAGCAGGGCCGC AACATGTTGCGGcgccaggaggagctggagaacGGCACAGCCTGGTCCATCTCCTCCGAGTCCTCGGACGACTCCTCCAGCCCCCAGCTGTCTGGCAGCGCCCGCCATGCCGCGCACAAGCCCATCGTGCAGCCCGAGGTGCAGGCCTCTGCCCCCGCCATCGAGATCTCCTTCTCCCAGCAGCCggaggaggctggggcagggcccgGGGCCAGCGGCGTCAGTGTGCCCCCCGCCGGGAGTCAGCCAGAGGAGCCAGGCAGCCGTAAGAAGGATGCGGTGGCCAACGGGCACGTACCCTACTCCCGGACTCTGAGCCACATCAGTGAGGCCAGCGTGGATGCCACGATGGAGGCCAAGGCTGCAGAGAGCCCCTGGGAGCCCGCGCCCAGCCCCGAGGACACAGGGACGGGCAAGCAGGACGTGGACCCCCTCCCCAGCGCCTCGGTGGCAGCCGCCACagcagggcaggacaggggtgctgaGGCCAAGCCCCGGGCCACCGTGGCGTGGGCCACCACCTGCGAGGTGGAGGCCAGCGGGGCTgagctggtgcagagccaggCACCGGCACAGGGTGGCACCAGGATCCCGGTAGCGCTGGCACAAGCCTCTGCGGAGGAAAGGCCCGTCCCGGCTCCACCACTGCCTGCTGCCATCCCCGAGGTGCCACGGGGGAAGGTGGTGGATTCGGGTCTGGAGGAGGCCATCGGTCTCCTGGGCTCGGCCCTGGAAGACTATCGGGGGCAGTTCCCGGAGCTGCAGCCCCTTGAACGGGAGCTCAAGCGcctggaggagatgctgctg CAGAAGCAGGGTGTCTTCCTCAGCCGAGCCTCCAGCATCAGCCTGACAGTGGAACATGCGCTGGAGAGCTTCAGCTTCCTCAACACCTCTGACATGGAAGACTCGGAGGGCTCCGAGGAGGAGCCTCTCCAAGATGAGAG GAGGGCCGGCAGACCCCGGCGCGGCAGCAGAGCTCCCAGCACCGGCGAGACGGGAGCAGATGACACCGGAATGTGCAGTGGCTCCGAGGCCAGCACCGACCCCATGAGCACCGGCAACGAGTTCCTGGATAAGGCTCTGGTGCTTCACCTCAACAACTGcaaccgcctgctgctg AAACTGGGCACCTTCGGTCCACTGCGGTGCCGAGAGATGTATGCCCTGGACAGGCTGCTGCGGGAGGCGCAGGTGCTGGAGATCGTGTGCCAGCTGACGGAGGAGCGAGCAGGAGCAGCCGGCTCTGCCGCAGAAG TGGTGCAGTTCTCGACACGGAAGGAGGGCGTGCTGCCCCTCTGGGACCACTGCGTGGAGGTGCCCAACATCTACACCTGCCCTGTGGAGCGGTTCCTgcaggtgctcagcacccagTATGCAGCACCCATCAGTGAGCGGCACCCTGGCCTGGCTGATGTCG TGTGTGTGAAACTGGTGGAGGATGTGCTGGATCGGCGGCTGCCCCGGCGACCTGGCAGCACCCAGAGTGAGCAGGTCACCATCTTCCAGTACTGGAGCCACTTTGAGTCACTCAGCGCCCTGGTGCTTGACACCTACATGATGGAGCTGACAGAGGAAG CGTTGCTGGCGCAGAACCTCAACTCGGACGACCAGGACGTGGTGCTGCGTGCCCTGAAGCGCATACCCGAGGCTCGCCTGAAGAAAGAGGGACTGAAAGCGCTGAGCCTGCTCCTCGTGGAGGGCAACAGCAAGGTGGTGAGCGCCGTGTCAGCCCAGCTCCGCAGCCTGGCAGAAAACCCCCGCTTCCGCCAACGG GCTCTCGTGTGCTACCTGGAGCAGCTGGAGGATGAGGAGATGCAGACGCGCGTGGCAGGGTGTGCGGCGCTGGGCTGCCTGAAG GCCAAGGAGAGCATCGAGCAGCTGGTTTACCTGTGCCAAACCGACAAGGAGCCTGTGCGGGAGGCAGCCAAGCAGAGCCTGATGCTGTGCG ATGGCACTGAGAGAACCATCTGA
- the RIPOR1 gene encoding rho family-interacting cell polarization regulator 1 isoform X5 — MERAGVGAAKSLHELPACSPSMGVEQRGCTEPGPLSPRASSPASPGTWRPSRSHSTMSLSVRPQRRVLVTKINRSQSFAGVNSTADRPFRNLSPFTPTVSRKTGSRVSRMFSMSHKSPPPKVPQPNRLDEVYEALKKGLTAYLEVHQLELEKLSTQIRESKRNSRLGFLYDLDKQVKSIERFLRRLEFHASKIDELYEAYCIQRRLRDGAHNMVKAYSTGSPGSREARESLAEASKGYKEYTENMCLLENELESQLGEFHVRMKGLAGFARLCAGDQYEIFMKYGRQRWKLRGRIEVNSKQVWDSEEMVFLPLVTEFLSIKVTELKSLANHVVVGNVSCETKDLFAALPQVVAVDINDLGTLKLSLEVTWNPFDKDDQPSAASTVNKASTVNKRFSTYNQSPPDTPSLREQAFYNMLRRQEELENGTAWSISSESSDDSSSPQLSGSARHAAHKPIVQPEVQASAPAIEISFSQQPEEAGAGPGASGVSVPPAGSQPEEPGSRKKDAVANGHVPYSRTLSHISEASVDATMEAKAAESPWEPAPSPEDTGTGKQDVDPLPSASVAAATAGQDRGAEAKPRATVAWATTCEVEASGAELVQSQAPAQGGTRIPVALAQASAEERPVPAPPLPAAIPEVPRGKVVDSGLEEAIGLLGSALEDYRGQFPELQPLERELKRLEEMLLQKQGVFLSRASSISLTVEHALESFSFLNTSDMEDSEGSEEEPLQDERRAGRPRRGSRAPSTGETGADDTGMCSGSEASTDPMSTGNEFLDKALVLHLNNCNRLLLKLGTFGPLRCREMYALDRLLREAQVLEIVCQLTEERAGAAGSAAEVVQFSTRKEGVLPLWDHCVEVPNIYTCPVERFLQVLSTQYAAPISERHPGLADVVCVKLVEDVLDRRLPRRPGSTQSEQVTIFQYWSHFESLSALVLDTYMMELTEEALLAQNLNSDDQDVVLRALKRIPEARLKKEGLKALSLLLVEGNSKVVSAVSAQLRSLAENPRFRQRALVCYLEQLEDEEMQTRVAGCAALGCLKAKESIEQLVYLCQTDKEPVREAAKQSLMLCGEDGKSAHRRLEETLDSLPRIFAPASMASTAF, encoded by the exons GGAGGCCCTCCAGGTCACACTCAACGATGTCACTGTCTGTGCGCCCACAGCGCCGAGTCCTTGTCACCAAGATCAATAGGAGCCAGTCCTTTGCTGGAGTGAACTCGACGGCCGACCGGCCCTTCAG GAACCTCTCACCCTTCACCCCCACTGTCTCCCGCAAGACTGGCTCCAGGGTCAGTAGGATGTTTTCAATGTCCCACAAATCCCCACCACCCAAGGTGCCTCAGCCCAACCGCCTGGATGAGGTGTATGAAGCTCTCAAGAAGGGCCTGAC AGCCTACCTGGAGGTGCAccagctggagctggagaagctCAGCACACAGATCCGTGAGTCCAAGAGGAATTCGCGCCTG ggCTTTCTCTACGATCTGGATAAG CAAGTGAAGTCAATTGAGCGTTTCCTGCGTCGCCTGGAGTTTCATGCTAGCAAG ATAGATGAACTCTACGAGGCTTATTGCATCCAGCGACGGCTCCGCGATGGAGCCCACAACATGGTCAAGGCTTACAGCACGGGCTCGCCGGGCAGCCGAGAGGCACGCGAGAGCCTGGCTGAGGCCAGCAAGGGCTACAAGGAGTACACAGAG AACATGTGCCTGTTGGAGAATGAGCTGGAGAGCCAGCTGGGCGAGTTCCATGTCAGGATGAAAG GACTGGCAGGCTTTGCCCGGCTCTGTGCTGGTGACCAGTATGAG ATCTTCATGAAATATGGCCGGCAGCGCTGGAAGCTGCGGGGGCGCATCGAGGTGAACAGCAAGCAGGTGTGGGACAGCGAGGAAATGGTTTTCTTGCCCCTCGTCACTGAGTTCCTCTCCATCAAG gTGACGGAGCTAAAGAGCCTGGCCAACCATGTTGTGGTGGGCAATGTGTCCTGCGAGACCAAGGACCTCtttgcagctctgccccaggTAGTGGCTGTGGATATCAACGACTTGGGCACCCTCAAACTCAGCCTGGAGGTGACCTGGAA ccccttcgACAAGGATGACCAGCCCTCGGCAGCCAGCACCGTCAACAAGGCCTCCACAGTGAACAAGAGGTTCTCCACCTACAACCAGAGCCCGCCTGACACGCCATCCCTGCGGGAACAGGCTTTCTAC AACATGTTGCGGcgccaggaggagctggagaacGGCACAGCCTGGTCCATCTCCTCCGAGTCCTCGGACGACTCCTCCAGCCCCCAGCTGTCTGGCAGCGCCCGCCATGCCGCGCACAAGCCCATCGTGCAGCCCGAGGTGCAGGCCTCTGCCCCCGCCATCGAGATCTCCTTCTCCCAGCAGCCggaggaggctggggcagggcccgGGGCCAGCGGCGTCAGTGTGCCCCCCGCCGGGAGTCAGCCAGAGGAGCCAGGCAGCCGTAAGAAGGATGCGGTGGCCAACGGGCACGTACCCTACTCCCGGACTCTGAGCCACATCAGTGAGGCCAGCGTGGATGCCACGATGGAGGCCAAGGCTGCAGAGAGCCCCTGGGAGCCCGCGCCCAGCCCCGAGGACACAGGGACGGGCAAGCAGGACGTGGACCCCCTCCCCAGCGCCTCGGTGGCAGCCGCCACagcagggcaggacaggggtgctgaGGCCAAGCCCCGGGCCACCGTGGCGTGGGCCACCACCTGCGAGGTGGAGGCCAGCGGGGCTgagctggtgcagagccaggCACCGGCACAGGGTGGCACCAGGATCCCGGTAGCGCTGGCACAAGCCTCTGCGGAGGAAAGGCCCGTCCCGGCTCCACCACTGCCTGCTGCCATCCCCGAGGTGCCACGGGGGAAGGTGGTGGATTCGGGTCTGGAGGAGGCCATCGGTCTCCTGGGCTCGGCCCTGGAAGACTATCGGGGGCAGTTCCCGGAGCTGCAGCCCCTTGAACGGGAGCTCAAGCGcctggaggagatgctgctg CAGAAGCAGGGTGTCTTCCTCAGCCGAGCCTCCAGCATCAGCCTGACAGTGGAACATGCGCTGGAGAGCTTCAGCTTCCTCAACACCTCTGACATGGAAGACTCGGAGGGCTCCGAGGAGGAGCCTCTCCAAGATGAGAG GAGGGCCGGCAGACCCCGGCGCGGCAGCAGAGCTCCCAGCACCGGCGAGACGGGAGCAGATGACACCGGAATGTGCAGTGGCTCCGAGGCCAGCACCGACCCCATGAGCACCGGCAACGAGTTCCTGGATAAGGCTCTGGTGCTTCACCTCAACAACTGcaaccgcctgctgctg AAACTGGGCACCTTCGGTCCACTGCGGTGCCGAGAGATGTATGCCCTGGACAGGCTGCTGCGGGAGGCGCAGGTGCTGGAGATCGTGTGCCAGCTGACGGAGGAGCGAGCAGGAGCAGCCGGCTCTGCCGCAGAAG TGGTGCAGTTCTCGACACGGAAGGAGGGCGTGCTGCCCCTCTGGGACCACTGCGTGGAGGTGCCCAACATCTACACCTGCCCTGTGGAGCGGTTCCTgcaggtgctcagcacccagTATGCAGCACCCATCAGTGAGCGGCACCCTGGCCTGGCTGATGTCG TGTGTGTGAAACTGGTGGAGGATGTGCTGGATCGGCGGCTGCCCCGGCGACCTGGCAGCACCCAGAGTGAGCAGGTCACCATCTTCCAGTACTGGAGCCACTTTGAGTCACTCAGCGCCCTGGTGCTTGACACCTACATGATGGAGCTGACAGAGGAAG CGTTGCTGGCGCAGAACCTCAACTCGGACGACCAGGACGTGGTGCTGCGTGCCCTGAAGCGCATACCCGAGGCTCGCCTGAAGAAAGAGGGACTGAAAGCGCTGAGCCTGCTCCTCGTGGAGGGCAACAGCAAGGTGGTGAGCGCCGTGTCAGCCCAGCTCCGCAGCCTGGCAGAAAACCCCCGCTTCCGCCAACGG GCTCTCGTGTGCTACCTGGAGCAGCTGGAGGATGAGGAGATGCAGACGCGCGTGGCAGGGTGTGCGGCGCTGGGCTGCCTGAAG GCCAAGGAGAGCATCGAGCAGCTGGTTTACCTGTGCCAAACCGACAAGGAGCCTGTGCGGGAGGCAGCCAAGCAGAGCCTGATGCTGTGCG GGGAAGATGGTAAATCAGCTCACCGGCGGCTGGAGGAGACCCTGGACAGCCTCCCGAGGATCTTTGCACCAGCCAGCATGGCCAGTACAGCTTTCTGA
- the RIPOR1 gene encoding rho family-interacting cell polarization regulator 1 isoform X1 has protein sequence MERAGVGAAKSLHELPACSPSMGVEQRGCTEPGPLSPRASSPASPGTWRPSRSHSTMSLSVRPQRRVLVTKINRSQSFAGVNSTADRPFRNLSPFTPTVSRKTGSRVSRMFSMSHKSPPPKVPQPNRLDEVYEALKKGLTAYLEVHQLELEKLSTQIRESKRNSRLGFLYDLDKQVKSIERFLRRLEFHASKIDELYEAYCIQRRLRDGAHNMVKAYSTGSPGSREARESLAEASKGYKEYTENMCLLENELESQLGEFHVRMKGLAGFARLCAGDQYEIFMKYGRQRWKLRGRIEVNSKQVWDSEEMVFLPLVTEFLSIKVTELKSLANHVVVGNVSCETKDLFAALPQVVAVDINDLGTLKLSLEVTWNPFDKDDQPSAASTVNKASTVNKRFSTYNQSPPDTPSLREQAFYSPGQAANKNGWSLLDIFRETLFEKLSQGCSCSDVSSAELRRWPQQGRNMLRRQEELENGTAWSISSESSDDSSSPQLSGSARHAAHKPIVQPEVQASAPAIEISFSQQPEEAGAGPGASGVSVPPAGSQPEEPGSRKKDAVANGHVPYSRTLSHISEASVDATMEAKAAESPWEPAPSPEDTGTGKQDVDPLPSASVAAATAGQDRGAEAKPRATVAWATTCEVEASGAELVQSQAPAQGGTRIPVALAQASAEERPVPAPPLPAAIPEVPRGKVVDSGLEEAIGLLGSALEDYRGQFPELQPLERELKRLEEMLLQKQGVFLSRASSISLTVEHALESFSFLNTSDMEDSEGSEEEPLQDERRAGRPRRGSRAPSTGETGADDTGMCSGSEASTDPMSTGNEFLDKALVLHLNNCNRLLLKLGTFGPLRCREMYALDRLLREAQVLEIVCQLTEERAGAAGSAAEVVQFSTRKEGVLPLWDHCVEVPNIYTCPVERFLQVLSTQYAAPISERHPGLADVVCVKLVEDVLDRRLPRRPGSTQSEQVTIFQYWSHFESLSALVLDTYMMELTEEALLAQNLNSDDQDVVLRALKRIPEARLKKEGLKALSLLLVEGNSKVVSAVSAQLRSLAENPRFRQRALVCYLEQLEDEEMQTRVAGCAALGCLKAKESIEQLVYLCQTDKEPVREAAKQSLMLCGEDGKSAHRRLEETLDSLPRIFAPASMASTAF, from the exons GGAGGCCCTCCAGGTCACACTCAACGATGTCACTGTCTGTGCGCCCACAGCGCCGAGTCCTTGTCACCAAGATCAATAGGAGCCAGTCCTTTGCTGGAGTGAACTCGACGGCCGACCGGCCCTTCAG GAACCTCTCACCCTTCACCCCCACTGTCTCCCGCAAGACTGGCTCCAGGGTCAGTAGGATGTTTTCAATGTCCCACAAATCCCCACCACCCAAGGTGCCTCAGCCCAACCGCCTGGATGAGGTGTATGAAGCTCTCAAGAAGGGCCTGAC AGCCTACCTGGAGGTGCAccagctggagctggagaagctCAGCACACAGATCCGTGAGTCCAAGAGGAATTCGCGCCTG ggCTTTCTCTACGATCTGGATAAG CAAGTGAAGTCAATTGAGCGTTTCCTGCGTCGCCTGGAGTTTCATGCTAGCAAG ATAGATGAACTCTACGAGGCTTATTGCATCCAGCGACGGCTCCGCGATGGAGCCCACAACATGGTCAAGGCTTACAGCACGGGCTCGCCGGGCAGCCGAGAGGCACGCGAGAGCCTGGCTGAGGCCAGCAAGGGCTACAAGGAGTACACAGAG AACATGTGCCTGTTGGAGAATGAGCTGGAGAGCCAGCTGGGCGAGTTCCATGTCAGGATGAAAG GACTGGCAGGCTTTGCCCGGCTCTGTGCTGGTGACCAGTATGAG ATCTTCATGAAATATGGCCGGCAGCGCTGGAAGCTGCGGGGGCGCATCGAGGTGAACAGCAAGCAGGTGTGGGACAGCGAGGAAATGGTTTTCTTGCCCCTCGTCACTGAGTTCCTCTCCATCAAG gTGACGGAGCTAAAGAGCCTGGCCAACCATGTTGTGGTGGGCAATGTGTCCTGCGAGACCAAGGACCTCtttgcagctctgccccaggTAGTGGCTGTGGATATCAACGACTTGGGCACCCTCAAACTCAGCCTGGAGGTGACCTGGAA ccccttcgACAAGGATGACCAGCCCTCGGCAGCCAGCACCGTCAACAAGGCCTCCACAGTGAACAAGAGGTTCTCCACCTACAACCAGAGCCCGCCTGACACGCCATCCCTGCGGGAACAGGCTTTCTAC AGCCCGGGGCAGGCAGCCAACAAGAATGGTTGGTCCTTGCTGGACATCTTTCGGGAGACACTCTTCGAGAAGCTGTCtcagggctgctcctgcagcgACGTCTCCTCGGCCGAGCTCAGGAGATGGCCGCAGCAGGGCCGC AACATGTTGCGGcgccaggaggagctggagaacGGCACAGCCTGGTCCATCTCCTCCGAGTCCTCGGACGACTCCTCCAGCCCCCAGCTGTCTGGCAGCGCCCGCCATGCCGCGCACAAGCCCATCGTGCAGCCCGAGGTGCAGGCCTCTGCCCCCGCCATCGAGATCTCCTTCTCCCAGCAGCCggaggaggctggggcagggcccgGGGCCAGCGGCGTCAGTGTGCCCCCCGCCGGGAGTCAGCCAGAGGAGCCAGGCAGCCGTAAGAAGGATGCGGTGGCCAACGGGCACGTACCCTACTCCCGGACTCTGAGCCACATCAGTGAGGCCAGCGTGGATGCCACGATGGAGGCCAAGGCTGCAGAGAGCCCCTGGGAGCCCGCGCCCAGCCCCGAGGACACAGGGACGGGCAAGCAGGACGTGGACCCCCTCCCCAGCGCCTCGGTGGCAGCCGCCACagcagggcaggacaggggtgctgaGGCCAAGCCCCGGGCCACCGTGGCGTGGGCCACCACCTGCGAGGTGGAGGCCAGCGGGGCTgagctggtgcagagccaggCACCGGCACAGGGTGGCACCAGGATCCCGGTAGCGCTGGCACAAGCCTCTGCGGAGGAAAGGCCCGTCCCGGCTCCACCACTGCCTGCTGCCATCCCCGAGGTGCCACGGGGGAAGGTGGTGGATTCGGGTCTGGAGGAGGCCATCGGTCTCCTGGGCTCGGCCCTGGAAGACTATCGGGGGCAGTTCCCGGAGCTGCAGCCCCTTGAACGGGAGCTCAAGCGcctggaggagatgctgctg CAGAAGCAGGGTGTCTTCCTCAGCCGAGCCTCCAGCATCAGCCTGACAGTGGAACATGCGCTGGAGAGCTTCAGCTTCCTCAACACCTCTGACATGGAAGACTCGGAGGGCTCCGAGGAGGAGCCTCTCCAAGATGAGAG GAGGGCCGGCAGACCCCGGCGCGGCAGCAGAGCTCCCAGCACCGGCGAGACGGGAGCAGATGACACCGGAATGTGCAGTGGCTCCGAGGCCAGCACCGACCCCATGAGCACCGGCAACGAGTTCCTGGATAAGGCTCTGGTGCTTCACCTCAACAACTGcaaccgcctgctgctg AAACTGGGCACCTTCGGTCCACTGCGGTGCCGAGAGATGTATGCCCTGGACAGGCTGCTGCGGGAGGCGCAGGTGCTGGAGATCGTGTGCCAGCTGACGGAGGAGCGAGCAGGAGCAGCCGGCTCTGCCGCAGAAG TGGTGCAGTTCTCGACACGGAAGGAGGGCGTGCTGCCCCTCTGGGACCACTGCGTGGAGGTGCCCAACATCTACACCTGCCCTGTGGAGCGGTTCCTgcaggtgctcagcacccagTATGCAGCACCCATCAGTGAGCGGCACCCTGGCCTGGCTGATGTCG TGTGTGTGAAACTGGTGGAGGATGTGCTGGATCGGCGGCTGCCCCGGCGACCTGGCAGCACCCAGAGTGAGCAGGTCACCATCTTCCAGTACTGGAGCCACTTTGAGTCACTCAGCGCCCTGGTGCTTGACACCTACATGATGGAGCTGACAGAGGAAG CGTTGCTGGCGCAGAACCTCAACTCGGACGACCAGGACGTGGTGCTGCGTGCCCTGAAGCGCATACCCGAGGCTCGCCTGAAGAAAGAGGGACTGAAAGCGCTGAGCCTGCTCCTCGTGGAGGGCAACAGCAAGGTGGTGAGCGCCGTGTCAGCCCAGCTCCGCAGCCTGGCAGAAAACCCCCGCTTCCGCCAACGG GCTCTCGTGTGCTACCTGGAGCAGCTGGAGGATGAGGAGATGCAGACGCGCGTGGCAGGGTGTGCGGCGCTGGGCTGCCTGAAG GCCAAGGAGAGCATCGAGCAGCTGGTTTACCTGTGCCAAACCGACAAGGAGCCTGTGCGGGAGGCAGCCAAGCAGAGCCTGATGCTGTGCG GGGAAGATGGTAAATCAGCTCACCGGCGGCTGGAGGAGACCCTGGACAGCCTCCCGAGGATCTTTGCACCAGCCAGCATGGCCAGTACAGCTTTCTGA